In the Molothrus aeneus isolate 106 chromosome 28, BPBGC_Maene_1.0, whole genome shotgun sequence genome, one interval contains:
- the KPNB1 gene encoding importin subunit beta-1 isoform X2: MELITILEKTVSPDCSELEAAQKFLEQAAIENLPTFLVELSKVLANPGNSQVARVAAGLQIKNSLTSKDPDIKAQYQQRWLAIDANARREVKNFVLQTLGTETYRPSSASQCVAGIACAEIPMNQWPELIPQLVANVTNQHSTEHMKESTLEAIGYICQDIDPEQLQDKSNEILTAIIQGMRKEEPSNNVKLAATNALLNSLEFTKANFDKESERHFIMQVVCEATQCPDTRVRVAALQNLVKIMSLYYQYMETYMGPALFAITIEAMKSDIDEVALQGIEFWSNVCDEEMDLAIEASEAAEQGRPPEHTSKFYAKGALQYLVPILTQTLTKQDENDDDDDWNPCKAAGVCLMLLATCCEDDIVPHVLPFIKEHIKNPDWRYRDAAVMAFGCILEGPEPNQLKPLVIQAMPTLIELMKDPSVVVRDTTAWTVGRICEMLPEAAINDIYLAPLLQCLMEGLSAEPRVATNVCWAFSSLAEAAYEAADVADDQEEPATYCLSSSFELIVQKLLETADRPDGHQNNLRSSAYESLMEIVKNSAKDCYPAVQKTTLVIMERLQQVLQMESHIQSTSDRIQFNDLQSLLCATLQNVLRKVQHQDALQISDVVMASLLRMFQSTAGSGGVQEDALMAVSTLVEVLGGEFLKYMDAFKPFLGIGLKNYAEYQVCLSAVGLVGDLCRALQSNILPFCDEVMQLLLENLGNENVHRSVKPQILSVFGDIALAIGGEFKKYLDVVLNTLQQASQAQVDKSDYDMVDYLNELREGCLEAYTGIIQGLKGDQENVHPDVMLVQPRVEFILSYIDHIAGDEDHTDGVVACAAGLIGDLCTAFGKDVLKLVEARPMIHELLTEGRRSKTNKTKTLATWATKELRKLKNQA, from the exons CCCACCTTCCTGGTGGAACTGTCCAAAGTGCTGGCCAACCCCGGCAACAGCCAGGTGGCGCGCGTGGCCGCGGGGCTGCAGATCAAGAACTCGCTGACCTCCAAGGACCCCGACATCAAGGCCCAGTACCAGCAGAGATGGCTCGCCATCGACGCCAACGCCCGCAGGGAGGTCAAGAACTTC GTGCTGCAGACGCTGGGCACAGAGACGTACCGGCCCAGCTCGGCGTCGCAGTGCGTGGCCGGCATCGCCTGCGCCGAGATCCCCATGAACCAGTGGCCCGAGCTGATCCCGCAGCTGGTGGCCAACGTCACCAACCAGCACAGCACCGAGCACATGAAGGAGTCCACGCTCGAGGCCATCGGCTACATCTGCCAGGACATC gatccagagcagctccaggacaaGTCCAATGAAATCCTGACTGCCATAATCCAGGGAATGAGAAAGGAGGAGCCCAGCAACAATGTGAAGCTTGCAGCTACCAACGCACTCCTGAACTCTTTGGAATTCACCAAAGCAAACTTTGACAAAGAg tctgaaagGCACTTTATTATGCAAGTAGTCTGTGAAGCCACACAGTGTCCAGACACAAGG GTACGAGTGGCTGCCTTACAGAACCTGGTGAAGATAATGTCCCTTTATTATCAATATATGGAGACCTACATGGGGCCTGCCCTCTTTGCT ATCACGATTGAGGCGATGAAAAGCGACATAGACGaggtggctctgcagggcatcGAGTTCTGGTCCAACGTGTGCGACGAGGAGATGGACCTGGCCATCGAGGCCTCCgag gcagcagaacaagGACGGCCCCCAGAGCACACCAGCAAGTTCTACGCCAAGGGGGCACTGCAGTATTTGGTCCCTATCCTAACCCAGACCTTAACGAAACAG GATGAGAACGACGACGACGACGACTGGAACCCCTGCAAGGCAGCAGGGGTGTGCCTGATGCTGCTGGCCACGTGCTGCGAGGACGACATCGTCCCGCACGTGCTGCCCTTCATCAAGGAGCACATCAAGAACCCCGACTGGAGGTACCGCGACGCGGCCGTCATGGCCTTCGGCTGCATCCTGGAGGGGCCCGAGCCCAACCAGCTCAAGCCTTTGGTCATACAG GCCATGCCAACGTTGATAGAGCTGATGAAGGATCCCAGCGTGGTGGTCAGGGACACGACAGCCTGGACCGTGGGCAGGATCTGCGAGATGCTGCCCGAGGCCGCCATCAACGACATCTACCTGGCCCcgctgctgcagtgcctgatGGAGGGGCTGAGCGCCGAGCCCCGGGTGGCCACCAACGTCTGCTGG GCCTTCTCCAGCCTTGCTGAAGCTGCCTATGAAGCTGCAGATGTGGCTGATGATCAGGAAGAACCAGCAACCTACTGCTTATCCTCCTCCTTTGAGCTGATAGTGCAGAAACTGCTGGAGACTGCAGACAG ACCTGATGGACACCAGAATAACTTGAGGAGTTCTGCCTATGAATCCCTGATGGAAATAGTGAAAAACAGTGCCAAGGACTGTTATCCTGCTGTCCAAAAAACCACCCTGGTCATCATGGAGAGGCTCCAGCAAGTGCTGCAGATGGAG TCTCACATCCAGAGCACCTCTGACAGAATCCAGTTCAACGACCTCCAGTCTCTTCTCTGTGCTACTCTCCAG AACGTGCTGCGGAAGGTGCAGCACCAGGACGCGCTGCAGATCTCGGACGTGGTGATGGCGTCGCTGCTCAGAATGTTCCAGAGCACGGCCGGCTCCGGGGGGGTGCAGGAGGATGCCCTGATGGCCGTCAGCACCCTGGTGGAAG TCCTGGGTGGAGAATTCCTGAAGTACATGGATGCCTTCAAACCTTTCCTTGGGATTGGTCTGAAAAACTACGCTGAGTACCAG GTCTGCCTGTCAGCGGTGGGGCTGGTGGGGGACCTGTGCCGAGCCCTGCAGTCCAACATCCTCCCCTTCTGCGACGAGGTgatgcagctgctcctggagaaccTGGGG AATGAGAACGTGCACAGGTCGGTGAAGCCGCAGATCCTCTCGGTGTTCGGGGACATCGCCCTGGCCATCGGGGGCGAGTTCAAGAAGTACCTGGACGTGGTGCTCAACACCCTCCAGCAGGCATCCCAGGCCCAGGTGGACAAG TCCGACTACGACATGGTGGATTACCTGAACGAGCTGCGCGAGGGCTGCCTGGAGGCCTACACGGGCATCATCCAGGGCCTCAAGGGAGACCAGGAGAACGTGCACC ctgacGTGATGCtggtgcagcccagggtggAATTCATCCTGTCCTACATCGACCACATCGCGGGGGACGAGGACCACACGGACGGGGTGGTGGCCTGCGCCGCGGGGCTCATCGG GGATTTGTGTACAGCTTTTGGGAAGGATGTCCTGAAATTAGTAGAAGCCAGACCCATGATCCACGAGCTGCTAACGGAGGGGAGGAGATCCAAGACGAACAAAACTAAAACCCTCGCGACCTGGGCCACGAAAGAGCTGAGGAAACTCAAGAACCAAGCTTG a
- the KPNB1 gene encoding importin subunit beta-1 isoform X1 yields MELITILEKTVSPDCSELEAAQKFLEQAAIENLPTFLVELSKVLANPGNSQVARVAAGLQIKNSLTSKDPDIKAQYQQRWLAIDANARREVKNFVLQTLGTETYRPSSASQCVAGIACAEIPMNQWPELIPQLVANVTNQHSTEHMKESTLEAIGYICQDIDPEQLQDKSNEILTAIIQGMRKEEPSNNVKLAATNALLNSLEFTKANFDKESERHFIMQVVCEATQCPDTRVRVAALQNLVKIMSLYYQYMETYMGPALFAITIEAMKSDIDEVALQGIEFWSNVCDEEMDLAIEASEAAEQGRPPEHTSKFYAKGALQYLVPILTQTLTKQDENDDDDDWNPCKAAGVCLMLLATCCEDDIVPHVLPFIKEHIKNPDWRYRDAAVMAFGCILEGPEPNQLKPLVIQAMPTLIELMKDPSVVVRDTTAWTVGRICEMLPEAAINDIYLAPLLQCLMEGLSAEPRVATNVCWAFSSLAEAAYEAADVADDQEEPATYCLSSSFELIVQKLLETADRPDGHQNNLRSSAYESLMEIVKNSAKDCYPAVQKTTLVIMERLQQVLQMESHIQSTSDRIQFNDLQSLLCATLQNVLRKVQHQDALQISDVVMASLLRMFQSTAGSGGVQEDALMAVSTLVEVLGGEFLKYMDAFKPFLGIGLKNYAEYQVCLSAVGLVGDLCRALQSNILPFCDEVMQLLLENLGNENVHRSVKPQILSVFGDIALAIGGEFKKYLDVVLNTLQQASQAQVDKSDYDMVDYLNELREGCLEAYTGIIQGLKGDQENVHPDVMLVQPRVEFILSYIDHIAGDEDHTDGVVACAAGLIGDLCTAFGKDVLKLVEARPMIHELLTEGRRSKTNKTKTLATWATKELRKLKNQAW; encoded by the exons CCCACCTTCCTGGTGGAACTGTCCAAAGTGCTGGCCAACCCCGGCAACAGCCAGGTGGCGCGCGTGGCCGCGGGGCTGCAGATCAAGAACTCGCTGACCTCCAAGGACCCCGACATCAAGGCCCAGTACCAGCAGAGATGGCTCGCCATCGACGCCAACGCCCGCAGGGAGGTCAAGAACTTC GTGCTGCAGACGCTGGGCACAGAGACGTACCGGCCCAGCTCGGCGTCGCAGTGCGTGGCCGGCATCGCCTGCGCCGAGATCCCCATGAACCAGTGGCCCGAGCTGATCCCGCAGCTGGTGGCCAACGTCACCAACCAGCACAGCACCGAGCACATGAAGGAGTCCACGCTCGAGGCCATCGGCTACATCTGCCAGGACATC gatccagagcagctccaggacaaGTCCAATGAAATCCTGACTGCCATAATCCAGGGAATGAGAAAGGAGGAGCCCAGCAACAATGTGAAGCTTGCAGCTACCAACGCACTCCTGAACTCTTTGGAATTCACCAAAGCAAACTTTGACAAAGAg tctgaaagGCACTTTATTATGCAAGTAGTCTGTGAAGCCACACAGTGTCCAGACACAAGG GTACGAGTGGCTGCCTTACAGAACCTGGTGAAGATAATGTCCCTTTATTATCAATATATGGAGACCTACATGGGGCCTGCCCTCTTTGCT ATCACGATTGAGGCGATGAAAAGCGACATAGACGaggtggctctgcagggcatcGAGTTCTGGTCCAACGTGTGCGACGAGGAGATGGACCTGGCCATCGAGGCCTCCgag gcagcagaacaagGACGGCCCCCAGAGCACACCAGCAAGTTCTACGCCAAGGGGGCACTGCAGTATTTGGTCCCTATCCTAACCCAGACCTTAACGAAACAG GATGAGAACGACGACGACGACGACTGGAACCCCTGCAAGGCAGCAGGGGTGTGCCTGATGCTGCTGGCCACGTGCTGCGAGGACGACATCGTCCCGCACGTGCTGCCCTTCATCAAGGAGCACATCAAGAACCCCGACTGGAGGTACCGCGACGCGGCCGTCATGGCCTTCGGCTGCATCCTGGAGGGGCCCGAGCCCAACCAGCTCAAGCCTTTGGTCATACAG GCCATGCCAACGTTGATAGAGCTGATGAAGGATCCCAGCGTGGTGGTCAGGGACACGACAGCCTGGACCGTGGGCAGGATCTGCGAGATGCTGCCCGAGGCCGCCATCAACGACATCTACCTGGCCCcgctgctgcagtgcctgatGGAGGGGCTGAGCGCCGAGCCCCGGGTGGCCACCAACGTCTGCTGG GCCTTCTCCAGCCTTGCTGAAGCTGCCTATGAAGCTGCAGATGTGGCTGATGATCAGGAAGAACCAGCAACCTACTGCTTATCCTCCTCCTTTGAGCTGATAGTGCAGAAACTGCTGGAGACTGCAGACAG ACCTGATGGACACCAGAATAACTTGAGGAGTTCTGCCTATGAATCCCTGATGGAAATAGTGAAAAACAGTGCCAAGGACTGTTATCCTGCTGTCCAAAAAACCACCCTGGTCATCATGGAGAGGCTCCAGCAAGTGCTGCAGATGGAG TCTCACATCCAGAGCACCTCTGACAGAATCCAGTTCAACGACCTCCAGTCTCTTCTCTGTGCTACTCTCCAG AACGTGCTGCGGAAGGTGCAGCACCAGGACGCGCTGCAGATCTCGGACGTGGTGATGGCGTCGCTGCTCAGAATGTTCCAGAGCACGGCCGGCTCCGGGGGGGTGCAGGAGGATGCCCTGATGGCCGTCAGCACCCTGGTGGAAG TCCTGGGTGGAGAATTCCTGAAGTACATGGATGCCTTCAAACCTTTCCTTGGGATTGGTCTGAAAAACTACGCTGAGTACCAG GTCTGCCTGTCAGCGGTGGGGCTGGTGGGGGACCTGTGCCGAGCCCTGCAGTCCAACATCCTCCCCTTCTGCGACGAGGTgatgcagctgctcctggagaaccTGGGG AATGAGAACGTGCACAGGTCGGTGAAGCCGCAGATCCTCTCGGTGTTCGGGGACATCGCCCTGGCCATCGGGGGCGAGTTCAAGAAGTACCTGGACGTGGTGCTCAACACCCTCCAGCAGGCATCCCAGGCCCAGGTGGACAAG TCCGACTACGACATGGTGGATTACCTGAACGAGCTGCGCGAGGGCTGCCTGGAGGCCTACACGGGCATCATCCAGGGCCTCAAGGGAGACCAGGAGAACGTGCACC ctgacGTGATGCtggtgcagcccagggtggAATTCATCCTGTCCTACATCGACCACATCGCGGGGGACGAGGACCACACGGACGGGGTGGTGGCCTGCGCCGCGGGGCTCATCGG GGATTTGTGTACAGCTTTTGGGAAGGATGTCCTGAAATTAGTAGAAGCCAGACCCATGATCCACGAGCTGCTAACGGAGGGGAGGAGATCCAAGACGAACAAAACTAAAACCCTCGCGACCTGGGCCACGAAAGAGCTGAGGAAACTCAAGAACCAAGCTTGGTGA